The following are encoded in a window of Phycisphaerae bacterium genomic DNA:
- a CDS encoding thiazole synthase, with the protein MDPKPLKIGQQSFRSRLFVGTGKYATYELMRECLEASRCEVVTVAVRRERLYDAQQRSLLEFIDTTRYTILPNTAGCFTADDAVRVARLGREILEQLNNAGAAWVKLEVLHDKKTLLPDPLATLEATRELIKDGFSVLVYTSDDVAAACRLKEAGAASVMPAGSPIGSGQGVLNPNNIRIILEMLKEGDPDYPVIVDAGVGTASDVTIAMEVGADGVLLNTGIAGAKDPVAMARAMAHALDAGYLAFRAGRIPKKLYATASSPIDGSIVY; encoded by the coding sequence ATGGATCCGAAACCTTTGAAGATCGGCCAGCAGAGTTTTCGCTCGCGGTTGTTCGTGGGCACCGGCAAGTACGCGACGTATGAACTGATGCGCGAATGTCTGGAGGCGAGCCGGTGCGAAGTCGTGACGGTCGCGGTGCGGCGCGAGCGACTGTACGACGCCCAGCAGCGAAGCCTGCTCGAATTCATCGATACGACGCGGTACACGATCCTGCCGAATACGGCGGGGTGTTTTACGGCGGACGATGCGGTGCGGGTGGCGCGGCTGGGGCGGGAGATTCTGGAACAGTTGAACAACGCCGGCGCGGCTTGGGTCAAGCTGGAGGTCTTGCACGACAAGAAGACGCTCCTGCCCGATCCTCTCGCGACGCTGGAGGCGACACGTGAGCTGATCAAGGACGGGTTTTCGGTGCTCGTTTATACGAGCGACGACGTGGCGGCGGCCTGCCGGTTGAAGGAGGCGGGGGCGGCGAGCGTCATGCCCGCAGGCAGCCCGATTGGCAGCGGGCAGGGCGTGCTCAACCCCAACAATATTCGCATCATTCTGGAGATGCTCAAGGAGGGTGATCCCGATTATCCCGTCATCGTCGATGCGGGAGTGGGTACGGCGAGCGACGTGACGATCGCGATGGAAGTCGGTGCGGACGGTGTGCTGCTCAATACCGGCATCGCCGGCGCGAAGGACCCGGTGGCGATGGCGCGGGCGATGGCGCATGCGCTCGACGCGGGGTATTTGGCTTTTCGGGCGGGGCGGATTCCGAAAAAACTGTACGCGACGGCGAGTTCGCCAATTGACGGTTCGATTGTCTATTGA
- a CDS encoding PilT/PilU family type 4a pilus ATPase codes for MRNHGQTAHLTNPIDCHQVGQDVTTEEPASHDPKKSKGPAINRLFKACTKMGASDVHMKAGLPPSFRLKGDIRRSQEPPLSNEEIERMVFEVLTETQQKFFLENGALDFAHQCPGLDRFRVNVFRQRGMTSVAARRVVKDIRSFEELYVPPVLKEISKYHQGLVLLAGITGSGKSTTIAAMINYINHSRACHIVTIEDPIEYIFEDDKAFINQREIGIDVKNFHDALKYLMREDPDVVLVGEMRDRETFEAAVHAAETGHLCLGTIHASSAAQTVTRILDLFPEEERAQVRQAMVFNLKAVICQKLLPSIKPERPRVPCCEIMITNAIIRKLLAEGRDFEITSILKSSTEEGMQDFTEAIYRLLQEEYIDIKVAMEVAPNPDELKMRMKGIRSKSAGILA; via the coding sequence ATGCGTAACCACGGGCAGACCGCCCACCTCACCAACCCCATCGACTGCCATCAAGTCGGTCAGGACGTCACCACCGAAGAGCCCGCATCGCACGACCCGAAGAAGTCCAAGGGGCCGGCGATCAACCGTCTATTCAAGGCGTGCACGAAGATGGGGGCGAGCGATGTCCACATGAAGGCCGGGCTGCCGCCGAGCTTTCGCCTCAAGGGCGACATCCGCCGGTCGCAGGAACCGCCGCTCTCCAACGAGGAGATTGAGCGGATGGTCTTCGAGGTGCTGACGGAGACGCAGCAGAAATTTTTCCTGGAGAATGGGGCGCTGGATTTCGCGCATCAGTGCCCGGGACTCGATCGCTTCCGCGTAAACGTCTTTCGCCAGCGGGGCATGACCTCGGTCGCCGCGCGCCGCGTCGTCAAGGACATCCGCAGCTTTGAAGAGCTGTACGTCCCGCCGGTCCTGAAGGAAATCTCCAAATACCATCAGGGGCTGGTCCTGCTGGCGGGCATCACGGGCTCCGGCAAGTCCACCACGATCGCCGCGATGATCAACTACATTAACCACTCGCGGGCTTGTCACATTGTCACCATCGAGGACCCGATCGAGTACATCTTCGAGGACGACAAGGCATTCATTAACCAGCGCGAGATCGGCATCGATGTGAAAAACTTCCATGATGCCTTGAAATATCTCATGCGCGAGGACCCGGACGTCGTGCTCGTCGGGGAGATGCGCGATCGGGAAACATTTGAGGCCGCCGTTCACGCCGCCGAGACGGGCCACTTATGCCTGGGCACCATCCACGCCTCGAGCGCGGCGCAGACGGTCACGCGCATACTCGATCTGTTCCCCGAGGAAGAGCGGGCGCAGGTGCGGCAGGCCATGGTTTTCAACCTCAAGGCGGTAATTTGCCAGAAGCTGTTGCCCAGCATCAAGCCCGAGCGGCCGCGCGTTCCCTGTTGCGAAATCATGATCACGAACGCGATCATCCGGAAGCTGCTGGCCGAAGGCCGGGACTTTGAGATCACCTCCATCCTCAAGTCCTCGACGGAAGAGGGAATGCAGGACTTTACGGAAGCGATCTACCGGCTCCTTCAGGAGGAATACATTGATATCAAGGTGGCGATGGAGGTCGCCCCGAACCCCGATGAATTGAAAATGCGGATGAAGGGGATTCGTTCCAAGTCGGCGGGGATTTTGGCGTAG
- a CDS encoding FHA domain-containing protein, with protein MLTKFSCSCGHQEAVAPDAVKRQLRCKACGALLSFSNGDPIHWLVVGGDNGSVTLAVPIPMEVPLKIGSANGSWIVLSKDIADDRQAELTYKKGGGLAVRHTARDKAKGTWVNQARILSGVLHDGDVLKIGPWAARLMAHPAVLALSRTVDRGVVVEEEFEEADEPTTAPVVYDDAAVADRPKLRTLRVTACIIVILFAGLYMARFLLWPGVSEDMPNQTTFYCPADGSAIRAGWNNGPPKCPQCGQLCLGPMRFTPETTKRTPPTTQPTSKASSAKAETNPPPKAGSGGKP; from the coding sequence ATGCTGACCAAGTTTTCTTGTTCCTGCGGCCACCAAGAGGCCGTTGCGCCGGACGCCGTCAAGCGACAGTTAAGATGTAAGGCATGCGGCGCGTTGCTCTCGTTTTCCAACGGCGACCCCATTCATTGGCTCGTCGTGGGCGGCGACAACGGCTCCGTAACGCTGGCGGTTCCTATTCCGATGGAGGTTCCGCTGAAGATCGGCAGCGCCAACGGCTCGTGGATCGTCCTGTCAAAGGACATCGCCGACGACCGGCAGGCGGAATTGACGTACAAGAAAGGCGGCGGGTTGGCGGTTCGCCACACCGCCCGGGACAAGGCCAAAGGCACATGGGTGAATCAAGCCAGGATTCTGTCGGGCGTCCTGCACGATGGGGACGTCCTGAAAATCGGGCCGTGGGCGGCGCGCCTGATGGCCCATCCCGCCGTTCTGGCCCTGAGCCGGACGGTGGACCGCGGCGTTGTTGTTGAAGAGGAGTTTGAAGAAGCGGACGAGCCGACCACGGCGCCGGTCGTTTATGACGATGCGGCGGTCGCGGACCGACCGAAGTTGAGGACGTTACGCGTGACGGCGTGCATTATTGTGATCCTATTTGCGGGACTTTACATGGCCCGCTTCCTGCTCTGGCCCGGCGTGTCCGAGGATATGCCGAATCAGACAACGTTTTACTGTCCCGCGGATGGTTCGGCGATTCGAGCGGGGTGGAACAACGGCCCTCCCAAATGCCCGCAATGCGGACAACTCTGCCTCGGACCCATGCGCTTCACACCGGAGACGACGAAGCGAACGCCTCCAACCACCCAGCCGACCTCGAAGGCATCGTCAGCCAAAGCAGAGACGAACCCCCCACCCAAGGCCGGATCGGGAGGCAAGCCATGA
- a CDS encoding DUF885 domain-containing protein — MAPLFAFICPLSAADQAADLHKLFDDYWQFRLKRDPERATYLGDHRYDDRVYNFSELARLGELEIYRRFKRRLDAINPEQLTGDDAISAKLFNRTLVETIELGEYPEHLMPIKQQESPQIAWGMIQTNHPFRTPRDCENYALRLRGFSKQVDDLIAVMDEGIRKGIVRPKITIEQALPQFDNLLTDDPAQSVLAEPAKKLTPEAWDDTSRNIIVEATANAMKSVRRLRDYLKTTYLPKCRDTVGYSHLPGGKEWYRRLARHHTTTALSPETIHQIGLDELARIHAEMRKIAAEVGFKGDLKAFIYKMRTDPAQHNKTPEEIMRRHAEILKRSDANLPKMFGVLPRTPCELKEMEPFRAAAAPEAYYYNAPDDGSRPAYFYVNTYLPETRPIYTMEALAYHEAQPGHHLQIAIAQEKKGWPAFRRFEHITAFIEGWALYSERLGYDLGGYKDPYSRYGQLTFDTWRSSRLVVDTGMHYFGWSRQKAIDFMKDNTGLSEQNIISEVDRYIAWPGQALGYKIGQLEILKLRAEAEVALGERFDIRSFHDCLLEDGSVPLDMLREKVEKWIAVQKAYDRR; from the coding sequence ATGGCGCCTCTGTTCGCCTTCATTTGCCCTCTGTCGGCCGCTGACCAGGCGGCGGACCTCCACAAGCTGTTCGATGACTATTGGCAGTTTCGGTTGAAACGCGATCCCGAGCGGGCGACGTATCTGGGGGATCATCGCTACGACGATCGGGTGTATAATTTCAGCGAATTGGCGCGATTGGGCGAATTGGAAATCTATCGCAGGTTCAAGCGCCGGCTCGATGCCATCAACCCTGAACAACTCACCGGTGATGACGCGATCAGCGCGAAGCTCTTCAATCGGACGCTCGTTGAGACGATCGAGCTGGGCGAATACCCCGAGCACCTGATGCCGATCAAGCAGCAGGAGAGCCCACAGATCGCGTGGGGGATGATCCAGACGAACCATCCCTTCAGGACGCCGAGGGATTGCGAGAACTATGCGCTGCGCTTGCGCGGTTTCTCGAAACAGGTGGACGATCTGATTGCGGTCATGGACGAGGGGATCAGGAAAGGCATCGTCCGGCCGAAGATCACCATCGAGCAGGCGCTGCCGCAGTTCGACAATCTGCTGACGGACGATCCGGCCCAATCGGTGCTGGCCGAGCCCGCGAAGAAGCTTACGCCGGAGGCCTGGGACGATACGTCAAGAAACATCATCGTCGAAGCGACGGCCAACGCGATGAAATCGGTCCGCCGGTTGCGGGATTATCTAAAGACGACGTACCTGCCCAAGTGCCGCGACACGGTTGGGTACAGCCATCTGCCGGGCGGGAAGGAGTGGTATCGACGGTTGGCGCGGCATCATACGACGACGGCTCTTTCGCCGGAGACGATTCACCAGATTGGGCTCGACGAACTGGCGCGGATTCACGCCGAAATGCGCAAGATCGCGGCCGAGGTGGGGTTCAAGGGTGATCTCAAGGCGTTCATTTACAAAATGCGGACCGATCCTGCGCAGCACAACAAGACACCCGAGGAGATCATGCGCCGCCATGCGGAAATCCTGAAGCGGAGCGACGCCAATTTGCCGAAGATGTTCGGTGTGCTTCCCAGGACGCCTTGCGAACTCAAGGAGATGGAGCCGTTTCGCGCGGCCGCCGCGCCCGAGGCGTATTACTACAACGCCCCGGACGATGGATCGCGACCGGCGTACTTCTATGTGAACACGTACCTGCCCGAGACGCGGCCGATCTACACGATGGAGGCGTTGGCTTATCACGAAGCCCAGCCGGGCCATCACCTGCAGATCGCCATCGCGCAGGAGAAAAAGGGCTGGCCGGCGTTTCGGCGGTTTGAGCACATCACGGCCTTCATTGAAGGCTGGGCGCTTTACTCTGAGCGACTCGGCTACGACCTCGGCGGCTACAAGGATCCCTATTCCCGGTACGGGCAGCTTACGTTTGATACGTGGCGCTCCAGCCGGCTCGTCGTTGATACCGGCATGCATTATTTCGGCTGGTCGCGGCAGAAAGCGATCGACTTCATGAAGGACAACACGGGCCTTTCTGAGCAGAACATCATCTCGGAAGTGGATCGCTACATCGCCTGGCCGGGACAGGCGCTGGGGTACAAGATCGGCCAACTAGAGATTCTTAAACTGCGGGCGGAGGCGGAGGTGGCGTTGGGGGAACGCTTTGACATCCGATCGTTCCATGATTGCCTGTTGGAGGATGGCTCGGTCCCGCTGGACATGCTTCGGGAAAAGGTCGAAAAATGGATCGCGGTTCAAAAGGCGTATGATCGCCGATGA
- a CDS encoding type II secretion system protein, which translates to MSHFRTIRRPAFTLIELLTVISIISVLIAILLPSLSGARQRARTTKCQANLREIDNATLRYTGANDDIVPVNADCADGTCVYENGHQYFGWNGRLPNALGNIWNRPVNRELGLELTESSSSVAKIAECPSDTGAMGQTGTTDSVFLALGTSYPLNPIMCQGKYSDWKYRNTDINLSQVNQPSLKVLVGDHVAFGITYDGYWTGIRPGWHDRFRPAAVVGFVDGHAEYVVGAARIREWQWYGEATGPSYVQNLARKVNWAVLPGAQ; encoded by the coding sequence ATGAGCCACTTCAGAACCATTCGCCGCCCCGCCTTTACCCTCATCGAGTTGCTCACGGTCATCTCGATTATCTCGGTCCTGATTGCCATACTTTTGCCCTCGCTTTCCGGCGCGCGCCAACGCGCTCGAACGACCAAGTGCCAGGCCAACCTGCGCGAAATCGACAACGCGACCCTTCGCTACACCGGCGCCAACGACGATATTGTCCCGGTCAATGCGGATTGCGCGGACGGAACCTGCGTCTATGAAAACGGTCATCAGTACTTCGGTTGGAACGGCCGTCTGCCGAATGCCCTGGGCAATATCTGGAACCGGCCCGTGAACCGGGAACTGGGGCTCGAACTGACGGAATCATCGTCGAGCGTGGCGAAGATCGCCGAGTGCCCCAGCGATACCGGCGCAATGGGGCAAACGGGAACGACGGACTCGGTGTTTCTCGCACTCGGTACGAGCTACCCGCTGAACCCCATCATGTGTCAGGGAAAATACTCCGATTGGAAATATCGCAATACGGATATCAACCTGAGCCAGGTCAATCAACCATCCCTGAAGGTCCTCGTCGGTGACCACGTTGCGTTTGGGATAACCTATGACGGCTATTGGACCGGCATCCGACCCGGCTGGCACGATCGATTCCGCCCTGCGGCCGTCGTCGGATTCGTCGACGGTCACGCCGAATACGTCGTGGGCGCAGCACGGATTCGCGAATGGCAATGGTACGGCGAGGCGACCGGGCCCTCGTACGTGCAGAATCTCGCGCGCAAGGTCAACTGGGCCGTCCTGCCCGGCGCACAATAA
- a CDS encoding helicase C-terminal domain-containing protein: MALVKEQPAEQLIARAIRNYESRPQQAEMARAVGEAFENNRHLVVEAGTGVGKSFAYLVPAIQRILARRQKIVISTFTIALQEQLIEKDIPALARVFDGKFKAVLVKGRHNYLGLRRLMQASRRQQAVFSGSMELEQLRHIEDWAYETGDGSLSDLDFQPLPQLWQRVRSESNNCMGNKCDFYEKCFYQRSRREVEGADLLVVNHALFFADLALRRAEVTFLPDYDYVIFDEAHNIESVATDHFGMAVSSRQVQHLLNSIFNPRTGRGFLGMMDDERTNQMVTDAHRKADALFDSLSDFAAAQRGSVRVARADIVPNVLSKPLTELGERLREMKGKFDRADDQFELGSLADRCMETAGAIDALLTQRYPDYVHWLESSEEADETQPAGRFRRGAARTRSTTLQAAPLSVDTILRDNLFEKTKSIVLTSATLSTGGGQGFEYIRKRLGVAEADELLLDSPFNYSEQATLHIETSLPEPSDPAFLEAASKKIESYLTQSEGRAFVLFTSYSAMNQAAERMGDFFSESGLTLFVQGRGLPRGRMIERFKKTAGAVIFGTDSFWQGVDVPGDALQMVIITKLPFTVPDRPLLAARCDAIRAAGGEPFNQLQVPEAVLKLKQGFGRLIRSKTDRGTVVILDKRVKTKGYGRKFLEALPKCTVEVH; encoded by the coding sequence ATGGCTTTGGTGAAGGAACAGCCCGCTGAACAACTCATTGCGCGGGCGATTCGCAATTACGAGAGCCGACCGCAGCAGGCGGAGATGGCCCGGGCGGTGGGGGAGGCGTTTGAGAACAATCGGCACCTTGTCGTCGAGGCAGGGACGGGTGTCGGGAAGAGTTTCGCGTACCTGGTCCCGGCGATTCAGCGGATCCTCGCGCGGCGGCAGAAGATCGTCATCTCGACATTCACGATTGCCTTGCAGGAGCAACTTATCGAGAAGGACATTCCGGCACTGGCGCGGGTGTTCGACGGGAAGTTCAAGGCGGTGCTGGTGAAGGGACGGCACAATTACCTGGGGTTGCGGCGGCTCATGCAGGCCAGCCGGCGGCAGCAGGCGGTGTTTTCGGGGTCGATGGAGCTGGAGCAGCTTCGCCATATAGAGGACTGGGCGTATGAGACGGGCGACGGATCGCTTTCGGACCTGGACTTTCAACCGTTGCCGCAGCTCTGGCAGCGGGTTCGGAGCGAGAGCAACAACTGCATGGGGAACAAATGCGATTTTTACGAGAAGTGTTTCTATCAGCGGTCACGGCGGGAGGTGGAGGGGGCGGATCTGTTGGTCGTCAACCATGCCCTCTTCTTCGCCGACCTGGCCCTGCGCCGGGCGGAGGTCACCTTCCTGCCCGATTACGACTACGTCATCTTCGACGAAGCCCACAATATTGAGTCCGTGGCGACGGATCATTTCGGGATGGCCGTCTCCAGTCGCCAGGTCCAGCACCTGCTCAACAGCATCTTTAATCCGCGGACGGGGCGCGGGTTTTTGGGCATGATGGATGACGAGCGTACGAATCAGATGGTGACCGACGCGCATCGCAAGGCGGACGCGCTGTTTGATTCGCTGAGTGATTTCGCTGCGGCGCAGCGCGGGTCCGTGCGGGTGGCGCGGGCCGACATCGTGCCGAACGTCCTTTCGAAACCTCTGACGGAGCTCGGCGAGCGACTGCGGGAAATGAAGGGAAAGTTCGATCGGGCCGACGATCAATTCGAATTGGGGAGCCTCGCGGATCGATGCATGGAGACGGCCGGCGCGATCGACGCCTTGCTGACGCAGCGATACCCCGATTATGTGCACTGGCTGGAATCGTCCGAGGAGGCGGATGAAACGCAGCCGGCGGGGCGATTTCGACGCGGGGCCGCTCGAACGCGATCAACGACGTTGCAGGCTGCCCCGCTATCGGTCGATACGATCCTGCGCGACAACCTCTTTGAGAAGACCAAGTCGATTGTGCTGACCAGCGCGACGCTTTCGACCGGGGGCGGGCAGGGGTTCGAGTACATCCGCAAGCGGCTGGGCGTGGCTGAGGCGGATGAACTGCTGCTGGATTCGCCTTTCAATTACAGCGAACAGGCGACGCTGCATATCGAGACGAGCCTGCCGGAGCCGAGCGATCCGGCGTTTCTGGAGGCGGCGAGCAAGAAGATCGAGTCGTACCTGACGCAATCCGAGGGCCGGGCGTTCGTGCTGTTCACCAGCTATTCGGCGATGAACCAGGCCGCCGAGCGGATGGGCGACTTTTTCTCCGAGAGCGGCCTGACGCTGTTTGTGCAGGGGCGCGGGCTGCCGCGCGGGCGGATGATCGAGCGGTTCAAGAAAACGGCCGGCGCGGTCATCTTCGGGACCGATTCGTTCTGGCAGGGCGTTGATGTGCCGGGCGACGCACTGCAAATGGTCATCATCACGAAGCTGCCCTTCACCGTGCCGGATCGACCGCTTTTGGCGGCGCGGTGCGATGCGATCCGCGCGGCGGGGGGAGAGCCGTTCAACCAACTGCAAGTGCCGGAGGCGGTGCTGAAGCTGAAACAGGGATTTGGGCGGTTGATACGATCGAAGACGGATCGGGGGACGGTGGTTATCCTCGATAAGCGGGTAAAGACGAAGGGGTATGGCCGGAAATTTCTGGAAGCGCTGCCGAAGTGCACGGTGGAAGTCCATTGA